The DNA segment GGGCATCCGCCCACGGGAAGGGTCATTTGCCGCTCACATCGGGGCTCAACCGATACTTCTCGATCCGGTAGCGGAGTGTCTCCTTGGAGAGGCCGAGCAGCTCGGCGGCTCGGGCCCGGTTCCAGCCGGTGTGGCTCAGCGCCTTTGCGATCAGGTCCCGTTCCACGGCTTCGAGGTGGATCGGCCCGCGCCCGAAGTCCACCTGGACGGCGCCTTCGGGATTCAGGACGACCGGCGCCTCGCCCCCCTTGGCGAGCCCGAGGTGCTCCGGCTCCAGGGTGCGCTGCGGGTTGAGCAGGGCCGCCCGCTCGACGACGTTCGACAGCTCGCGGATGTTCCCGGGCCACGCATACGCCTGAAGGGCCCGCGATGCGGCGGATGAGAAGTGGACGTCCGCGAGACCGTACCGGTCGCGGAGCTGGCCGAGGAAGTGCTCGGCGAGCAGGAGGATGTCTTCGGCGCGGGCTCGCAGCGGCGGGAGATCCACCGTCAAGACCCGCAGGCGGTAGAGAAGGTCCTGGCGGAACGCCCCCTCGCGCGCGGCGACCTCGAGATCCCGGTTGGTCGCCGCGAGGATACGCACGTCGACCCGGCGCGGTGTGAGGGCGCCGAGCCGTCGAATCGCCCGATCCTCGATGACGCGCAGGAGCTTGGCCTGGAGCGCGAGGTCGAGAAGGCAGATCTCGTCGAGGAAGAGCGTCCCTCCGTCGGCGGCCTCGAAGAGACCCGGCTTGCTCGTCCGGGCATCGGTATAGGCGCCCTTCTCGAACCCGAACAACTCTCCCTCGAGCAGCGCGGCCGGGATCGCCGCGCAGTTGATCTCGACGAACGCGCCGCCGGCCCGCGGGCCGGCCGCGTGGACCGCGCGGGCCGTGAGCTCTTTGCCGGTGCCGGTCTCCCCGGTGATGAGGACCGTCGGCCCGGCCTCGCCGAGCCGGTCGGCGCGCGCCACCTGGAGGATGTGCTGGCGGACCGCCTCGATGGCCGGCGACTTGCCGAGGAGGCTGTCGACCGGCGCGGCGTGGCCCGCGCGCTGGCGCAGGTAGCTGAGCTCGCCCCGAACCCGCTGCGTGTCCCACGCCCGCTGAATGACGACCCCCAGCTCTTCGAGGTCGAGCGGCTTGGTGAGGTAGTCGACGGCCCCGGCCTTCATGGCGGCCACCGCACTCGAGACGCTGGAGAACGCGGTCATGAGGATGACGAGCGTCTCGGGCCGCTCCCGCCGGATGGCTTCCAGGGCGGCCAGGCCGTCCATGCCGGGGAGGTGGAGGTCGACGAGGGCGACGTCCGGCGCGACCTCGGCCAGCGCCCGCAGCGCGTCCTCGGCCGAGGCGAACGCCCGCGCCGGGAGCCCCTGGCGTCGAAGGAAGTCCTCGATCGCTCCGGCCAGGGTGGCGTCGTCCTCGATGAGGAGGACGCTCGGGGGGATATCAGTTCAGCCTGAGGGGGAGCGGCGGCGCTCCTCCCCCAGACCCCCCCATGGCAGTCATCAGGCACCGATACGCGAGGACCATTTGCAGTTACGTCCTCTCAGGCCTCGTCGACCGGCAAGCAGGCGATCGCCCGAGTGCCCCGCCCGGGCGCGCTGTCGAGATGGAGCCGCGCCCCGCCGCTCTCGAGCAGCTTGCGCGCGACGGCGAGCCCGAGTCCCGAGCTGCCCGGCTTGGTCGAGAAGAACGGCTCGAACACGCGGGCCAGCACGGCTGGGGGGATCCCGGGACCGGTGTCCTCGACCGAGAGCTCGAGCGCTCCCGGAGGACCGGCGTCGCTGAGCCGGCCGTCGAGCGACTCGGCCACCCCGGAGGTGGCGGCGACGCGCAGGCGACCTCCCTTCGGCATCGCATCCAGGGCGTTGCCGAGCAGACAGAGCAGCGCTTCCTCGAACCGCGCCGGGTCGAGCCGGACCTTCGGGAGATCGCCAGGCAGCGCGACCTCGAGGCGAACGCGCTGAGCGGCGCACCGGGGACGTACGGAGTCCAGGGCGGGCGCGACGGCGGCGTCGAGGGCCGTCGGGACGCGGCGCTGCTCGACGGGCCGGCCGAAGTCGAGCAAGGCGCGCATCCGCTCCGAGAGCCGGTCGGTCTCGGCGATGATCTGCCCGAGGCGGGTGCGGAGCGGACCCTCGGGGATGTCGAGAAGCGCGACCTGAGCCGTCGAGCGGATCGCGGCCAGCGGGTTGCCGATCCCGTGCGCGACGGCGGCCGTGATCTCGCCGAACGCCGCGAACCGCTCGGCCAGGACGAGCTGCGCCTGAACGGCGCGGAGCTCCGCGTTGGCCCGGGCCAGGTCGTCGGCGCGGCGGGCCAGGGCGGCGTGCTGGGCCCGGAGCCGCCTGGCGGCCCGCCAGACGATGCCGTAGAGAGCGATGTAGAGCACGGCGCCCGACGCCAGCGCGAGAGTCCACAGGGTCAGCCGGGCCCGGCGCACGATCGCGAGCACGCGGCTCGGGTCGACGTACGCCTCGATCACGCCCGCCACCCGCCCCTCGCCGGGAAACGTGATCGGGACGTAGAGCTCGACGCGCTCCGGCCCGCTCCCGCGTGGCTCGAGGCGCACGCTGGTCTCGCCGGCCAGCGCCTCGCGGAGCCACGCGTCGGGCGGGTCGAGGGCTCCCGGGCGCTCGCTGTCGACCCACAGCACGCGGCCACGAGCGTTGTAGATCACCAGCCGCTCGATCTCCGGCAGCATGCGCACCTGGCGCGCGAGCTCCTCGAAGCGGTCTCCGGAATCCACCGCCGGCGTGCCGCGGACCCGAGGGGCGAGGGCCCGGGGCGCGGAGGAAAAGTCCTCCGAGCGAAGGTACAGGCGCGCGGCGGAGCGAACGAGAGCCGCCGTCGAGCTCCACTCCCGGTCGAGGATGCCGCGCTCGATGAAGTAGGCGAGGGCGAAGCCGAAGACGAGCGTGCTGGCCCCGATGGTCAGGAGGCTCAGCAGGGCGAACTGGCGGGTGGGGGAGCTGCGGCCGCGGAGCGACCCGGCGCCGCGGACCGGCGGACTCGCGGACCCGGCGGGAGGCTCGCTGAGGACGGGCGTCGACTCCATGGGCCTCTATCGTACCGCCGGCCGGCCCTTCGAGTCACGGCCGCCTTGTCTTGCCTGTCGGGGCGTGCTATCAAGAACGCGATACGAGGGCGGCTCACGTGCGTTTGCGCGGGGTTGTCTCGAAGGAGAAGGTCTAGGCCGCGGTGACACGCCTCCTCATCCGAAGCATCGTGACGCTCTGTCTGCTCGGCGCGGTCGGGTACGGCGTCTGGCTCTACGTGTATTCCCGCTATCATGTCTGGACAGACGACGCCTACGTCGAGGGAGCGCTGGTCCAGGTCAGTGCCCGCGTGCCGGGACCCGTGGCGAGGGTCCTCGTGCGCGACAACGAGGACGTGCGCGAAGGCCAGGTTCTGATCGAGATCGAGCCCCGCGACTACGAGATCCGCATCGACCAGGCCCGGGCGGCCGTCGCCATGGCCGTCGCGGGCGAGCGCGCGG comes from the Candidatus Methylomirabilota bacterium genome and includes:
- a CDS encoding sigma-54 dependent transcriptional regulator, whose product is MPPSVLLIEDDATLAGAIEDFLRRQGLPARAFASAEDALRALAEVAPDVALVDLHLPGMDGLAALEAIRRERPETLVILMTAFSSVSSAVAAMKAGAVDYLTKPLDLEELGVVIQRAWDTQRVRGELSYLRQRAGHAAPVDSLLGKSPAIEAVRQHILQVARADRLGEAGPTVLITGETGTGKELTARAVHAAGPRAGGAFVEINCAAIPAALLEGELFGFEKGAYTDARTSKPGLFEAADGGTLFLDEICLLDLALQAKLLRVIEDRAIRRLGALTPRRVDVRILAATNRDLEVAAREGAFRQDLLYRLRVLTVDLPPLRARAEDILLLAEHFLGQLRDRYGLADVHFSSAASRALQAYAWPGNIRELSNVVERAALLNPQRTLEPEHLGLAKGGEAPVVLNPEGAVQVDFGRGPIHLEAVERDLIAKALSHTGWNRARAAELLGLSKETLRYRIEKYRLSPDVSGK
- a CDS encoding ATP-binding protein → MESTPVLSEPPAGSASPPVRGAGSLRGRSSPTRQFALLSLLTIGASTLVFGFALAYFIERGILDREWSSTAALVRSAARLYLRSEDFSSAPRALAPRVRGTPAVDSGDRFEELARQVRMLPEIERLVIYNARGRVLWVDSERPGALDPPDAWLREALAGETSVRLEPRGSGPERVELYVPITFPGEGRVAGVIEAYVDPSRVLAIVRRARLTLWTLALASGAVLYIALYGIVWRAARRLRAQHAALARRADDLARANAELRAVQAQLVLAERFAAFGEITAAVAHGIGNPLAAIRSTAQVALLDIPEGPLRTRLGQIIAETDRLSERMRALLDFGRPVEQRRVPTALDAAVAPALDSVRPRCAAQRVRLEVALPGDLPKVRLDPARFEEALLCLLGNALDAMPKGGRLRVAATSGVAESLDGRLSDAGPPGALELSVEDTGPGIPPAVLARVFEPFFSTKPGSSGLGLAVARKLLESGGARLHLDSAPGRGTRAIACLPVDEA